Proteins from a genomic interval of Rubinisphaera italica:
- a CDS encoding sugar phosphate isomerase/epimerase family protein: MKPYYLIISFILTMCVTARADDAFKPEFYAFFNGMPPMSYEDEAIMLKGLGYNGISQIYVGGDELEQRVDVYRKHGLKVLSVYLGASDKPINANLVKSLENGGMIELTVKNISPEVIESIRQTAEMAAQLNIRVAVYPHHGNAVATMPQAIDLVEKVSHPNLGIMFNLCHFLKNEKAEDLESVLGKAAPYLFSVSTCGANLDGKNWDTLIQTLDKGTFPQKRLFAALKKLNFTGPVGLQCFAVKGDKRTNLKNSIDAWKTILNELQ; the protein is encoded by the coding sequence ATGAAACCATACTACCTCATCATCTCATTCATTCTGACCATGTGCGTGACCGCACGAGCGGACGATGCTTTTAAGCCGGAGTTCTATGCTTTCTTTAATGGTATGCCGCCCATGTCTTATGAGGATGAGGCGATAATGCTCAAGGGGCTTGGATACAATGGTATTAGCCAGATCTATGTTGGCGGGGACGAGTTGGAGCAGCGTGTCGACGTATACAGGAAGCACGGACTCAAAGTGTTAAGTGTTTATCTCGGAGCATCAGATAAGCCGATAAACGCCAATCTCGTTAAATCACTGGAAAATGGCGGTATGATCGAGTTGACGGTTAAGAATATTTCGCCGGAGGTGATCGAGTCTATTCGCCAGACAGCGGAGATGGCGGCGCAGTTAAATATTCGCGTGGCAGTCTACCCGCATCACGGAAACGCAGTGGCGACGATGCCACAGGCGATCGACCTTGTCGAGAAGGTGAGCCACCCGAATCTCGGCATCATGTTCAATCTCTGCCACTTTCTTAAGAACGAAAAAGCGGAGGACCTGGAGAGTGTCCTTGGGAAAGCTGCTCCTTACCTCTTCTCAGTCAGTACTTGCGGCGCCAACTTGGATGGAAAGAATTGGGACACACTAATTCAAACGCTCGACAAAGGCACTTTTCCGCAGAAGCGACTCTTCGCGGCACTAAAAAAATTGAATTTCACAGGTCCGGTTGGATTGCAATGTTTCGCCGTGAAAGGTGATAAGCGCACCAACCTTAAGAACTCCATCGATGCATGGAAAACGATTCTTAATGAACTTCAATAG
- a CDS encoding sodium:solute symporter family protein codes for MTTIDFVVIITYFITMIAIGLWAMRRVKGQEDYFMGGRGFGKLLQTFAAFGAGTGAHEPVQVGRTVWTSGLSGVWSAMMWLFVTPVYWFTAVWYRRMRHLTLGDWFVERYQSQLLGAAYTAFAILFYMFYLSTMLSAIAKFSVPLMGTDMMFGMELKYVLVPLISMIVIAYGVLGGLTAAYWTDLIQGIFIILLSILLIPYGLWELVEKFGDPSTQGLLDGFTILHQRVSAENFGLFTGPSAGEFPPQYIFSLTLLALVGIVVQPHFIATGGGSAKSEDEARIGLVVGNFLKRLCTAGWAITALIALALLAGNVEIAADPDKVWGVAAREILGPLNMGLVGLMLACLLAAMMSSADAYMIVTSALVVRNVYSPYINSNASEKECVRIARLSGLTIIVGATIVSLVMGDVFGQFKLAIELPLLFAAPFWVGIFWRRSNAMAVWLTIGFVGMVFFVLPYLLPVLNPSMRTDPAYTVSTEVVTTTRERTATEVDVARREAWETAKAQAENQYVNDPAKLDAALKKLGASPPDAVVGETIQLSMTTGGESIFWNDVRADNSNLMTVREETSEDGTRIVVQKRTGEFKGEGPLKIDFLIYQWLGIIDLSDASKATLETLRLPPRVILPFVFLMLVSLVTPRGNAEKLNRYYAKMKTEVDPDPEKDTAKLAESYANPTRFDDRRLLPGTDWEFMKPSRKDITGFLVSVVVCFIILALLIWVANIKA; via the coding sequence ATGACCACGATCGACTTTGTTGTCATTATCACGTACTTCATTACCATGATCGCCATTGGCTTGTGGGCAATGAGGCGAGTCAAGGGGCAGGAAGACTACTTCATGGGTGGTCGCGGCTTTGGAAAGTTGCTGCAAACTTTCGCTGCCTTCGGAGCAGGTACGGGAGCTCATGAACCCGTTCAGGTGGGGCGTACCGTATGGACCAGCGGGCTCTCCGGTGTCTGGTCGGCGATGATGTGGCTGTTTGTGACTCCAGTCTATTGGTTCACCGCAGTTTGGTATCGTCGCATGCGTCACCTGACTTTGGGTGACTGGTTTGTCGAACGCTATCAATCACAGCTTTTGGGTGCTGCGTACACGGCGTTCGCGATTTTGTTCTATATGTTCTATCTGTCGACAATGCTGTCCGCAATCGCAAAGTTTTCTGTGCCACTGATGGGTACAGATATGATGTTCGGCATGGAATTGAAGTATGTTTTGGTACCGCTGATTTCGATGATTGTAATTGCGTACGGAGTCCTCGGTGGTTTGACAGCTGCCTACTGGACGGACCTGATTCAGGGCATCTTTATTATCCTGCTTTCCATACTGCTTATTCCATACGGACTTTGGGAACTGGTCGAGAAGTTTGGCGATCCGAGCACTCAAGGACTGCTGGATGGATTCACGATTTTGCACCAACGCGTCTCTGCAGAGAATTTCGGCCTGTTCACGGGACCGAGTGCAGGAGAATTTCCGCCACAGTATATATTTTCACTCACACTGCTGGCCCTTGTTGGCATCGTGGTACAACCTCACTTCATTGCAACTGGCGGCGGTTCTGCCAAAAGCGAAGATGAAGCTCGGATTGGTCTGGTTGTCGGCAACTTCCTGAAGCGACTCTGCACAGCTGGCTGGGCGATCACCGCTTTGATTGCGTTGGCTCTATTAGCAGGCAACGTAGAGATTGCAGCTGATCCCGACAAGGTTTGGGGAGTCGCCGCTCGAGAGATTCTTGGGCCGCTGAATATGGGTCTCGTCGGTTTAATGCTGGCCTGTTTGCTGGCCGCGATGATGAGTTCGGCTGATGCGTACATGATTGTAACGAGTGCTCTTGTGGTGCGCAATGTGTATTCGCCGTACATAAATTCGAATGCTTCTGAAAAGGAATGCGTGCGAATAGCCCGGCTGTCGGGGCTGACCATCATTGTTGGTGCAACGATTGTTTCGCTGGTCATGGGCGATGTGTTTGGGCAGTTTAAGCTCGCCATCGAACTTCCGCTGCTATTCGCCGCCCCGTTCTGGGTAGGAATCTTCTGGCGACGTTCGAATGCGATGGCCGTTTGGCTGACGATTGGCTTTGTGGGCATGGTATTCTTTGTACTGCCATATCTATTGCCTGTGTTAAATCCGTCGATGAGGACCGACCCGGCGTATACGGTCAGCACGGAAGTCGTCACGACTACACGCGAACGAACCGCAACGGAAGTCGATGTTGCTCGTCGAGAAGCCTGGGAAACGGCGAAGGCTCAGGCAGAAAATCAATACGTCAATGACCCTGCTAAACTAGACGCTGCATTGAAAAAACTGGGGGCATCTCCTCCCGATGCCGTTGTGGGCGAAACCATTCAACTCTCAATGACGACAGGTGGGGAGTCGATCTTCTGGAATGATGTTCGAGCGGATAATTCCAATCTGATGACTGTCCGTGAAGAAACTTCAGAAGACGGTACACGTATCGTGGTCCAGAAGCGGACCGGGGAATTCAAGGGTGAAGGCCCATTAAAGATCGACTTCCTGATCTATCAATGGTTGGGGATCATCGATTTATCAGATGCTTCGAAAGCCACGCTGGAAACTCTGCGCCTCCCCCCACGAGTCATTCTGCCATTCGTGTTTCTGATGCTGGTCAGCTTAGTGACTCCTCGAGGCAACGCCGAAAAACTGAATCGTTATTATGCCAAGATGAAAACGGAAGTCGATCCTGATCCCGAGAAAGATACAGCCAAACTGGCTGAATCCTACGCTAACCCGACTCGTTTTGATGATCGCCGTCTGCTACCGGGCACCGACTGGGAATTTATGAAACCAAGTCGGAAAGACATCACCGGCTTCCTTGTAT